The Bacteroidales bacterium genome contains a region encoding:
- a CDS encoding DUF2188 domain-containing protein, with amino-acid sequence MSRKERHVVPNPDGGWDSKREHAERASKHFETKEDAMQWSREKSNSEGSELIPHRKDGTIQNPDSHGNDPNPPKDK; translated from the coding sequence ATGAGTAGAAAAGAAAGACATGTAGTACCAAACCCTGATGGTGGGTGGGACTCCAAACGAGAACATGCTGAAAGAGCCTCTAAACATTTCGAAACTAAGGAAGATGCAATGCAATGGAGCAGAGAAAAAAGCAACTCAGAAGGATCAGAACTGATTCCACACAGAAAAGACGGGACTATTCAAAATCCAGATAGCCATGGCAACGACCCTAATCCTCCAAAAGACAAATGA
- a CDS encoding DUF1883 domain-containing protein, with amino-acid sequence MKYQVYDLGQLKSGQRVQVTLSGNAANVRLMDSSNYQSYKSGRSHRYTGGLITRSPIVLGIPSSGHWYVTVDLQGLRGTVRSSIQILPSALPQYNEPALSTVPSLVRKEYGDAYNLDHTVKSYDVFISHASEDKDEVVRPLAIALQAEGLSVWYDEFEMQIGDSLRRKIDKGLANSRFGIVVLSKDFIKKGWTNYELDGIITKVVSGEQIMLPIWHNITKKEVIDFSPSLADKLARNTSAYTVEEIAAEISEVINNSKHL; translated from the coding sequence ATGAAATACCAAGTTTACGATTTAGGACAATTAAAAAGTGGACAACGAGTACAAGTTACACTTTCAGGGAATGCAGCTAATGTGCGTTTGATGGATAGTTCAAACTATCAAAGTTATAAATCAGGTAGAAGTCATAGGTATACTGGGGGATTAATTACAAGGTCACCAATAGTTTTAGGTATTCCAAGTTCAGGGCATTGGTATGTAACTGTAGACCTACAAGGTCTAAGGGGAACTGTAAGATCATCAATTCAAATTTTACCTTCTGCTCTGCCACAATACAATGAACCAGCACTATCGACAGTTCCCTCATTGGTTAGAAAAGAATACGGCGATGCTTATAATTTAGATCACACCGTTAAAAGCTATGATGTTTTTATCTCACACGCATCGGAAGATAAAGATGAAGTAGTTCGCCCTTTGGCCATTGCCCTGCAAGCAGAAGGATTAAGTGTTTGGTATGATGAATTTGAGATGCAAATAGGTGATAGTCTTAGAAGAAAAATAGATAAAGGACTTGCAAACAGTCGCTTTGGTATAGTGGTTTTGTCAAAAGACTTTATAAAAAAAGGATGGACTAATTATGAATTAGATGGAATTATTACGAAAGTGGTCAGTGGAGAGCAAATCATGTTACCAATTTGGCATAATATAACTAAAAAAGAAGTAATAGATTTTTCCCCTTCATTAGCTGATAAATTGGCTAGAAATACATCAGCGTATACTGTTGAGGAAATTGCAGCCGAAATTTCTGAAGTAATTAACAATTCAAAGCATTTATAA
- a CDS encoding restriction endonuclease subunit S, which yields MKEKNNAKPFHNTSIPGDWEVKRLGEICTTFRSGYGITSEEINENGDYAVYGGNGLRGYTNNYTHEGNYFLIGRQGALCGNIIRVCGKNYISEHAIAVKTDNKNDNSFLAYRLDFQNLNRLSESSAQPGLSVEKLIRLKIALPPLPEQKAIAHILGLMDTAINKNNSLVAKMELQKKWLMQNLLTGKKRLKGFSSEWKECRLGDITTNFSRRNKELIDAKVYSVTNTNGFVLQSEYFEGKVSGEDLSNYKIIKKHEFAYNPARINVGSLAYFEMEIGVISSLYVCFKTKGEILDYYLHQFLQIDHTKYRIETLGEGGVRVYLWYDLFSKIKIKLPCLEEQTAIVQVLQAADKEIQLLKAKTEKLRDQKKGLMQVLLTGKKRLTV from the coding sequence ATGAAAGAAAAGAATAATGCAAAACCCTTTCACAATACAAGTATTCCTGGTGATTGGGAAGTGAAACGATTAGGAGAAATATGCACAACATTTAGGAGTGGTTATGGGATTACGTCAGAAGAAATAAATGAAAATGGTGATTATGCTGTCTATGGAGGAAATGGCTTACGTGGTTACACTAACAATTATACGCACGAAGGAAACTACTTTTTGATTGGAAGACAGGGTGCACTTTGTGGAAATATTATCAGAGTATGTGGTAAAAATTATATCTCTGAACATGCAATTGCTGTAAAAACCGATAATAAAAATGATAATTCATTCCTTGCCTATAGACTTGATTTTCAAAATTTAAATAGACTTTCTGAATCTTCAGCTCAGCCTGGTTTATCTGTGGAAAAACTGATTAGACTTAAAATAGCTCTTCCTCCTCTCCCCGAACAAAAAGCCATTGCTCACATCCTTGGTTTGATGGACACAGCCATCAACAAAAACAATTCTCTTGTTGCTAAAATGGAATTGCAGAAAAAATGGCTGATGCAAAATTTATTGACAGGGAAGAAAAGGTTGAAGGGGTTTAGCTCTGAGTGGAAGGAATGTAGACTTGGTGATATTACTACAAATTTTTCAAGAAGGAATAAAGAGTTGATAGATGCAAAAGTATATTCAGTTACAAATACCAACGGATTTGTGTTGCAGTCTGAATATTTTGAAGGGAAAGTCTCAGGGGAAGATTTATCCAATTATAAAATAATAAAAAAGCACGAATTTGCTTACAATCCAGCAAGAATAAACGTTGGCTCATTAGCATATTTCGAGATGGAAATTGGTGTTATTAGTTCACTTTATGTCTGCTTTAAAACTAAAGGGGAAATTTTGGACTACTATCTTCATCAGTTTTTACAAATAGACCATACAAAATATAGAATCGAAACATTAGGGGAAGGTGGAGTAAGAGTCTATTTGTGGTATGATCTCTTCTCAAAAATTAAAATAAAACTACCTTGCCTTGAAGAACAAACCGCCATTGTTCAAGTGCTTCAGGCAGCTGACAAAGAAATTCAACTTCTTAAAGCCAAAACAGAAAAACTGAGGGATCAGAAAAAGGGGTTGATGCAAGTTTTGCTAACGGGGAAGAAAAGATTAACAGTTTAA
- a CDS encoding ATP-binding protein yields the protein MTKEILDRIKKLRLLGMARAYETSLENDNLANLSADELIGMLVEAEWDDRQNRNIDRRLRNARFRYQSSIESIDYEANRNLDRNQMLRYAECTYIRKHENILITGSTGIGKSYLATALGHQACTLGFKVYYANMAKLFSKLKMGKADGSYIREISKIERQDLLILDDFGLLPIDNQNRSALMEIIEDRHNKASLVITSQLPVNCWHEVIGEKTIADAILDRIVHNAHRIELKGESLRKGRENYKENGNLN from the coding sequence ATGACAAAAGAAATACTCGACAGAATAAAGAAGCTCCGGCTGCTCGGAATGGCCAGGGCTTATGAAACCAGCCTTGAGAATGATAACCTTGCAAACCTGTCAGCTGATGAGCTGATAGGTATGTTAGTGGAGGCGGAATGGGATGACCGTCAAAACCGTAATATTGACAGAAGGCTGCGCAATGCAAGGTTCCGCTATCAATCGTCAATTGAGAGCATTGATTATGAGGCAAACCGTAATCTTGACAGGAACCAGATGCTACGCTATGCAGAATGCACTTACATCAGAAAACATGAGAACATACTTATAACCGGAAGCACCGGAATAGGGAAAAGTTACCTTGCTACAGCACTTGGGCATCAGGCATGTACTCTTGGGTTTAAGGTATATTATGCAAATATGGCAAAGCTATTTTCCAAGCTAAAGATGGGCAAGGCCGATGGTTCTTATATACGTGAAATATCAAAAATAGAGCGGCAAGACTTACTTATCCTTGATGACTTTGGACTATTACCAATAGATAATCAAAATCGTTCTGCACTGATGGAAATAATAGAAGACCGTCATAACAAAGCATCATTAGTAATAACTTCCCAACTACCAGTAAACTGCTGGCATGAGGTCATTGGAGAAAAAACTATTGCTGATGCAATCCTTGACAGGATCGTTCATAATGCACACAGGATAGAACTAAAGGGAGAATCTCTGAGAAAAGGCAGGGAGAATTATAAAGAAAATGGAAATTTGAATTAA
- a CDS encoding discoidin domain-containing protein has protein sequence MLLNLRHIQAATAGRLAPVIYDDNLFTLFPGESRDIDISYNRSDLSGKAFVAVSCYNNVINGKSYRAATNIYTTVPQGGSNNIARGKTVSGGTDPLNATDVTPGGHANAGEGRTFIDSDMNTFATLSPEQGAFVVDLDSVTSFDRIMLRWNRMNSLRGRPDHVRIEVSNDNVQYTEVASYDNSNMSSIMTNIIIPVQARGRYVRIIPSGLTGMSPAIGMRVDESGASGQSASGIRQADASKVFNLSTIEIYAFK, from the coding sequence ATGCTGTTGAACTTAAGGCATATACAGGCAGCAACCGCAGGACGCTTGGCTCCTGTCATCTACGATGATAACCTGTTTACCCTTTTCCCGGGTGAGAGCCGCGACATCGATATTTCGTATAACCGGTCGGATCTGTCAGGGAAAGCCTTTGTCGCTGTCAGCTGCTACAACAACGTGATTAATGGGAAAAGCTATAGGGCTGCAACAAACATCTACACAACTGTACCACAAGGTGGATCCAATAACATAGCCCGCGGCAAAACAGTGTCAGGAGGCACTGATCCTCTCAACGCCACGGACGTAACACCGGGCGGACATGCAAATGCCGGTGAAGGCAGGACATTCATTGACTCCGACATGAACACCTTTGCTACGCTGTCGCCGGAACAGGGAGCCTTTGTAGTGGATCTCGACAGTGTCACGAGTTTCGACAGGATAATGCTGCGCTGGAACCGTATGAACAGTCTGCGAGGCCGACCGGATCATGTCAGGATTGAGGTAAGTAACGACAATGTTCAGTACACGGAAGTTGCGAGTTATGATAACAGTAATATGAGTTCGATAATGACCAACATTATCATCCCTGTACAGGCGAGGGGACGTTATGTAAGGATCATACCTTCCGGGCTGACTGGAATGTCTCCGGCTATCGGCATGAGAGTCGATGAATCTGGAGCATCAGGGCAAAGTGCAAGCGGCATCCGTCAGGCAGACGCTTCAAAGGTATTCAACCTGTCGACTATTGAGATATACGCTTTTAAATAA
- a CDS encoding four helix bundle protein, translated as MFDFCKLDVYQKAKSFCISMNKLIVGKKFDKTTNDQLRRASFSIMLNIAEGSSRFSNKDRKNFMVVARGSTFECAAILEYLFEISEINQPDFNTFTDNLEQISKMLFSLIQHLDKP; from the coding sequence ATGTTCGATTTTTGTAAACTAGATGTCTATCAGAAAGCAAAATCATTTTGCATTTCTATGAATAAACTGATTGTTGGTAAAAAATTCGACAAAACAACAAATGATCAACTTCGACGCGCCTCATTCAGCATCATGCTTAACATAGCCGAAGGCTCTTCTCGTTTCAGTAATAAAGATCGTAAGAACTTTATGGTCGTTGCCAGAGGGAGCACTTTTGAATGTGCAGCAATTCTTGAATATTTGTTTGAAATATCAGAAATAAACCAACCTGACTTTAATACTTTCACAGACAATCTTGAACAGATTTCCAAAATGCTGTTTAGCCTGATTCAACACCTTGATAAACCTTAA
- a CDS encoding glycoside hydrolase family 3 C-terminal domain-containing protein has product MKTNRHLLSILQLLLVTGIVISCSDNANQKAQPLLGTRSVQIIKNKGLQFRDLNKNGKLDKYEDWRLSDDERIADLVIQMTLEEKVGLMFHPNIAVPADGIVKYDFTEEEKAAMANAANEQYAGPIGPGGQAPAGGGMAMGQMRRTATAKSFIEEKNFRNILNNGVAPVREFATWSNKMQEIAEATRLGVPIMFSTDPRHGATLGAHVSGKQYFSQWPSKEGQVGITSSRDTAIVRKFGEVVAEEYRAVGLHMILGPQIDVMTEPRWSRNMGCFSEDANLTSEMLGAFMDGAQGKNIGANKILVHLKHWPGSGPHKGGTGQWLVYPGNNIDYHLIPWKTGIAKGALAAMGYYSGTYSDSLNVNYSYHMSTEVLYNQLGFKGAICTDWGVVSRGPLKPSLQGKTTLKDNMEMIINAGVDQMGSETNNNLVIDLVKEGKVTEQRVNQAAARILQWHFKLGLFENPYVDPEAAVNTVQSEKNQKLGYQAQLESIVLLTNDGVLPAKENIKIFVDGIDRDIAAKYATLVDDPKQADLILVRAATQEERGFGGGPAAQRGNANPFAPRDVDILFPSAKWDNIKVLAKTGKPVVVAFNPSGSSCVLPADLKQVVKGTIMIFDALDNALLDVVFGKFNPIGKLTFEIPSSMDAVRKQLEDVPFDSENPAFKFGEGLSYTK; this is encoded by the coding sequence ATGAAAACAAACCGACACCTATTATCAATTTTACAATTGCTTCTGGTAACTGGAATTGTAATTTCCTGTTCAGACAATGCAAATCAGAAAGCACAACCGTTACTTGGGACAAGATCCGTGCAGATAATCAAGAACAAAGGTCTGCAATTCAGGGATCTGAACAAAAATGGAAAACTTGACAAATATGAGGACTGGAGACTGTCCGATGACGAAAGGATCGCTGATCTTGTCATCCAGATGACACTTGAAGAGAAAGTTGGTTTAATGTTCCATCCCAATATAGCAGTTCCTGCTGACGGAATTGTCAAATACGATTTCACTGAAGAGGAGAAAGCTGCAATGGCGAATGCCGCCAATGAACAATACGCAGGGCCGATTGGTCCTGGCGGCCAGGCACCGGCAGGCGGCGGAATGGCAATGGGACAGATGAGAAGAACTGCAACTGCCAAATCATTTATCGAAGAAAAAAACTTCCGAAACATCCTCAATAATGGTGTTGCACCTGTAAGGGAATTCGCTACATGGTCGAATAAAATGCAGGAGATCGCTGAAGCTACAAGACTTGGTGTACCTATAATGTTTTCAACCGACCCGAGGCATGGGGCTACATTAGGTGCTCATGTAAGCGGGAAACAATACTTCTCTCAGTGGCCAAGCAAGGAAGGCCAGGTTGGAATAACTTCATCGCGTGATACAGCAATTGTAAGAAAATTTGGAGAGGTTGTAGCCGAGGAATATCGCGCTGTTGGGTTACATATGATACTCGGTCCCCAGATAGATGTTATGACTGAACCAAGATGGAGCCGCAATATGGGCTGCTTTTCGGAAGATGCAAACCTTACTTCAGAAATGCTTGGTGCCTTTATGGATGGGGCACAGGGTAAGAACATCGGAGCTAATAAGATCCTGGTTCATCTGAAACACTGGCCCGGTTCAGGTCCGCACAAAGGGGGTACAGGACAATGGCTTGTTTACCCGGGAAATAATATCGATTATCATCTTATTCCCTGGAAAACAGGCATAGCAAAAGGTGCCCTGGCTGCAATGGGTTATTACAGCGGGACCTATTCTGATTCTCTCAATGTGAATTATTCATACCACATGTCAACAGAAGTACTCTATAATCAGTTGGGATTCAAAGGCGCAATCTGTACCGACTGGGGTGTTGTAAGCCGTGGTCCTCTCAAACCAAGTTTACAGGGAAAAACTACATTGAAGGATAACATGGAAATGATTATCAATGCCGGCGTTGACCAGATGGGCAGTGAAACAAATAACAACCTTGTTATCGACCTTGTAAAAGAAGGTAAAGTAACTGAACAGAGAGTAAATCAGGCTGCCGCAAGAATTCTTCAGTGGCACTTTAAACTTGGACTTTTTGAAAATCCTTATGTCGATCCTGAAGCTGCAGTAAATACTGTCCAGAGTGAAAAAAACCAGAAACTGGGATATCAGGCTCAGCTTGAATCAATTGTTCTGCTTACCAATGATGGTGTTCTTCCTGCTAAAGAAAATATTAAGATTTTTGTAGACGGAATTGACAGGGATATCGCAGCTAAATATGCAACCCTGGTAGATGATCCAAAACAAGCAGATCTTATACTTGTCAGGGCAGCCACACAGGAAGAGAGAGGTTTCGGAGGAGGCCCTGCAGCCCAGAGAGGAAATGCAAATCCTTTCGCACCCAGGGATGTTGACATTTTATTCCCGTCTGCAAAATGGGATAACATAAAGGTACTCGCAAAAACCGGCAAACCTGTTGTTGTTGCCTTCAATCCCTCAGGTTCAAGTTGCGTATTGCCTGCTGACTTAAAACAGGTTGTAAAAGGAACCATTATGATCTTTGACGCCCTTGATAATGCACTGCTGGATGTTGTGTTCGGAAAATTCAATCCGATCGGAAAACTCACATTTGAGATCCCTTCATCGATGGATGCAGTCAGAAAGCAGCTTGAAGACGTGCCATTCGATTCTGAAAATCCTGCCTTTAAATTTGGCGAAGGATTGTCATATACTAAATAA
- a CDS encoding Gfo/Idh/MocA family oxidoreductase: MKPTRRDFLKSAGALTAGAFFIPNLISNSPANRLNVAVIGVGGQGQANWSRLINQKDPTWNENIVGLCDVDVSRAAVGFKAMPDARRFRDFRVMLDKMHKEIDAVMVCTPDHVHFPAAMAAMELGKHVIVEKPLAHNIWQLRTLQKAAKHYKVVTQLANQGHATNGIRQVKEWYEAGILGNVTEVIAWFDGPDFGKGKYFDKPESFPPAEQPVPEYLDWDLWLGPAAYRPYNGIYAPKTWRGWFDFGNGEMGDWCCHTLDAPFWSLDLGMPKVTETEFKTPVPDNGFVSDKAIIRWDFPARGNKVPVTMRWYEGGLKPENRPEWNLEKLPGSGMIMVGDKHCLMTGGRPNNPVILLPGKEWTEFQKTLPAPTIPRVFEENPQREWCEAIKNNTLPGSNFDYSTRLVEMALTGVLAQRFNTRIEYDAANMKVTNHPELAAYIKEPVRKGWEYGEKLWK; this comes from the coding sequence ATGAAACCAACAAGAAGAGACTTTCTTAAATCAGCGGGTGCACTTACTGCAGGTGCTTTTTTTATCCCCAACCTTATAAGTAATTCACCAGCGAACAGGCTTAATGTTGCAGTTATTGGTGTTGGCGGACAAGGCCAGGCTAACTGGAGCAGACTGATCAATCAAAAGGATCCTACATGGAATGAAAACATAGTAGGATTATGCGATGTTGATGTCAGCAGGGCTGCTGTAGGTTTTAAAGCAATGCCAGACGCCAGACGCTTCAGAGATTTCAGAGTGATGTTAGATAAGATGCACAAAGAAATTGATGCAGTTATGGTCTGTACACCTGACCATGTTCATTTCCCTGCTGCAATGGCGGCAATGGAACTTGGCAAACATGTTATTGTTGAAAAACCCCTTGCTCATAATATCTGGCAATTAAGGACTCTGCAGAAAGCAGCCAAACATTATAAGGTAGTTACTCAATTGGCTAACCAGGGACATGCCACCAATGGTATTCGTCAGGTTAAGGAATGGTATGAAGCCGGCATATTGGGTAATGTAACCGAAGTTATAGCATGGTTTGACGGACCGGACTTTGGCAAAGGAAAGTATTTCGACAAGCCTGAAAGTTTTCCGCCGGCAGAACAGCCTGTTCCTGAATATTTAGACTGGGATCTTTGGTTAGGTCCAGCAGCATACCGTCCGTACAATGGCATTTATGCTCCAAAAACATGGCGTGGCTGGTTCGATTTCGGCAATGGTGAAATGGGAGACTGGTGTTGCCACACCCTCGATGCCCCTTTCTGGTCGTTGGATTTAGGAATGCCTAAAGTTACTGAAACAGAGTTCAAGACCCCCGTTCCGGATAACGGATTTGTTTCTGACAAAGCCATAATACGTTGGGATTTTCCGGCACGAGGGAATAAGGTTCCTGTAACAATGCGATGGTACGAAGGAGGATTGAAGCCTGAGAACCGTCCGGAATGGAACCTTGAGAAGCTGCCGGGAAGCGGTATGATAATGGTAGGAGATAAGCATTGTCTTATGACAGGAGGTCGTCCGAATAATCCTGTTATCTTATTGCCGGGCAAAGAATGGACCGAGTTTCAGAAAACTCTGCCGGCACCGACAATACCAAGAGTCTTTGAGGAAAATCCGCAGCGCGAATGGTGTGAAGCCATTAAGAATAATACACTGCCCGGCTCAAATTTCGACTATTCCACAAGATTGGTCGAAATGGCATTAACAGGAGTTCTGGCTCAAAGATTCAATACCCGTATAGAATATGATGCTGCAAATATGAAAGTCACCAATCATCCTGAACTGGCTGCCTATATTAAGGAACCGGTTCGCAAGGGATGGGAGTACGGGGAAAAACTCTGGAAATAA
- a CDS encoding Gfo/Idh/MocA family oxidoreductase — protein sequence MRANRRTFLKKSILASAGIAVAPAYIKGFQQVKPSDRINVGVIGLNDRGGLYRGMGHTANFTKIKETRVAAICDCVDYLFPKAIADIEGLGGEKPKTFVDYRKMLEDKDLDVISIATPGYWHALMAVNACQAGKDVYVEKPISYNVDEGRKMIQAARKYDKIVQAGTQRRSNRLSLKAIQLLKEGVIGDVYMGRGTVYRTRPDIGRKPDTAVPQGVNWDLFRGPAPMIPFNENHFMYNWHWYWDTSTGEFGNNGIHVMDIIRLGMKIDEHPRKISCCGGFYAYKETSDQEVPNFQVAAFEYSNGAVMELEVRSLPTPSEPYTHLWLGTKGYAIIEGENFQVFQGGRGPATAGGQTGTAAFATGARQDRTVKPSMVVTEADLEPNPRWDEITKSGIDYHFQNFVDCVISRKRENLVAEIESGHMSTAMMHLGNIAYRTGRKLEFDTKTEKFLNDKEANAYLSRPDGGRKPFNMPIEV from the coding sequence ATGAGAGCAAACAGACGTACTTTTCTGAAAAAATCAATACTGGCCAGTGCCGGTATTGCAGTTGCACCGGCTTATATTAAAGGATTCCAGCAGGTAAAACCGAGCGACCGGATTAATGTCGGGGTTATCGGATTAAATGACCGTGGAGGATTGTATAGGGGAATGGGGCACACAGCCAATTTTACAAAGATAAAAGAGACAAGAGTTGCAGCTATCTGTGACTGTGTTGATTATCTCTTCCCAAAAGCAATCGCCGATATAGAAGGTCTGGGAGGTGAAAAGCCCAAAACTTTCGTTGATTATCGCAAGATGCTGGAAGATAAAGATCTGGATGTTATTTCAATAGCCACACCGGGCTACTGGCATGCTCTAATGGCAGTCAACGCCTGCCAGGCCGGCAAGGATGTATATGTGGAAAAGCCAATATCATATAATGTTGACGAAGGAAGAAAAATGATTCAGGCAGCAAGAAAATATGATAAAATCGTTCAGGCTGGAACTCAACGAAGATCAAACAGACTTTCACTTAAAGCAATTCAGCTCCTTAAAGAGGGAGTTATCGGGGATGTTTACATGGGACGCGGAACCGTTTACCGCACCCGACCGGATATTGGCAGAAAACCTGACACCGCAGTTCCTCAAGGTGTCAATTGGGATCTTTTCAGAGGGCCCGCACCAATGATTCCATTCAATGAAAACCACTTCATGTATAACTGGCACTGGTACTGGGACACCAGCACAGGTGAATTCGGCAATAATGGAATACATGTAATGGACATTATCAGACTCGGCATGAAAATCGATGAACATCCCAGGAAGATTTCATGCTGCGGTGGCTTTTACGCGTATAAAGAAACTTCAGATCAGGAGGTCCCTAACTTCCAGGTTGCAGCATTTGAATACTCAAATGGAGCCGTTATGGAACTGGAAGTCAGAAGTCTGCCTACGCCAAGTGAACCATACACCCACCTCTGGCTTGGGACCAAGGGCTATGCAATTATAGAGGGTGAGAATTTCCAGGTATTTCAGGGTGGCAGAGGGCCGGCAACAGCAGGAGGACAAACAGGTACTGCAGCATTTGCTACCGGAGCACGCCAGGACAGAACGGTTAAACCATCAATGGTGGTGACCGAAGCAGATCTTGAACCGAATCCAAGATGGGACGAAATCACAAAATCCGGAATTGATTATCATTTCCAGAATTTTGTCGATTGTGTAATTAGCCGTAAGAGGGAAAATCTGGTAGCTGAAATTGAGAGCGGCCATATGTCGACAGCAATGATGCATCTGGGAAATATAGCATATCGTACTGGCAGAAAACTGGAGTTTGATACTAAAACCGAGAAATTTTTAAACGACAAGGAAGCTAATGCTTACCTGTCTCGCCCTGATGGAGGAAGGAAACCCTTTAATATGCCAATTGAAGTATAA